One window of Caldisericum exile AZM16c01 genomic DNA carries:
- a CDS encoding asparagine synthetase A, which produces MKKEVLEVQSEAIFRMGEFLRSRGFVEILPVIISPLTDPLNHSVYDAKIPYNGGYYSLTKSMIFHKQLALREYPKIFIFSPNVRLETEDKKNSGRHLIEFVQLDLEVKDATREDILDLVEDLIIYTMQKLEEKFGDFIKKQNPNFHVPKKPFERVKFLEAKEKYGNTFEAQLSKEKTDPFFLIDIPIEDREFYDRLSDDGKTLVDMDLIYPYGFGEGMSGGEREYEFDRIVKRMQFKNMNLQDWEWYLEEVKKGIPRSAGCGIGIERFLRFVLNLESVKDARLFAKLPGEIAL; this is translated from the coding sequence TTGAAAAAAGAAGTTTTAGAAGTACAAAGTGAGGCAATCTTTAGAATGGGAGAGTTTTTAAGAAGTAGAGGGTTTGTCGAGATCTTACCTGTAATTATCTCTCCTTTAACAGACCCTTTGAATCATTCAGTCTACGATGCAAAAATCCCTTACAACGGTGGTTATTATTCCCTTACAAAGTCTATGATATTCCACAAGCAACTTGCCCTACGTGAGTATCCAAAAATTTTTATCTTTTCGCCAAATGTTCGCCTTGAAACTGAGGATAAGAAAAACTCAGGAAGGCATCTTATTGAGTTTGTTCAACTTGACCTTGAGGTAAAGGATGCAACTAGAGAAGATATTCTTGATTTAGTTGAAGACCTCATAATCTACACAATGCAAAAATTGGAAGAAAAATTTGGAGATTTCATAAAGAAACAAAATCCAAACTTTCACGTTCCAAAGAAGCCTTTCGAGAGAGTAAAATTTCTTGAGGCAAAAGAAAAATATGGAAATACCTTTGAAGCACAACTTTCAAAAGAAAAAACTGACCCGTTCTTCCTTATTGATATCCCTATTGAGGATAGAGAATTTTACGATAGGTTAAGCGATGACGGAAAAACGCTTGTGGATATGGATTTAATCTATCCATATGGATTTGGTGAAGGAATGTCTGGCGGAGAAAGAGAATACGAATTTGATAGGATTGTAAAAAGGATGCAGTTTAAAAACATGAATTTGCAAGATTGGGAATGGTACCTTGAAGAAGTAAAAAAAGGAATTCCAAGGTCTGCAGGTTGTGGCATTGGGATAGAAAGATTTTTAAGATTTGTGCTTAATCTTGAAAGCGTAAAGGATGCACGGCTTTTCGCAAAACTTCCAGGAGAAATCGCACTATAG
- a CDS encoding ATP-dependent Clp protease ATP-binding subunit, protein MNWNNLTERAQKAILIAQEEAHNLGNDYLGTEHLLLGLIKVEEGIAYNAIISMGVDPDEVVERIENFIKENRNFTGKTSDEVILTPRAKRVLELAEREAINLGDNYISTEHILLAILHEGGGVGVKILQDLGVDIQKFEETIYSMIGEKATKDTMKTSEFRETKTPTLDQFSRDLTYLATRGELDPVIGREAEIERVIEILMRRKKNNPAIIGDPGVGKTAIVEGLAQKIADNDVPDLLKGKRIVSLDLASVIAGTKYRGEFEERMKKILKEVAKTNRNVILFIDEFHTLVGAGAAEGAIDASNILKPSLASGEIQVIGATTLKEYRKYVEKDPALERRFQPVYVKEPSIEEAIEILKGIRERYEKFHGVKIPDEAIELAVKLSVKYINDRFLPDKAIDVIDEASARLKLQLSKNSEIKELEKKIKEIKDRRFQAIREKRLLEAERLREEEKNLLNALRLIANEKESEIPILSEDDVRKVISLWTGVPTEKMIKDEKERLVHMEEELHKRIVGQEEAVRAVSRAIRRARSGLKNPNKPIGTFLFLGPTGVGKTELAKTLAEFLFGNENALIRLDMSEYMEKFSVSRLIGSPPGYVGYEEGGQLTEAVRRRPYSVVLFDEIEKAHPDVFDILLQIMDEGRLTDSQGRTVDFKNTVIILTSNFGTENLKEKSVGFELGNAIESFEEKKKKLLSSLKGLFKPEFLNRLDDIIVFYPLTLEEIKQIVDIIMKRIEKNASENNIEIELTEKAKEYLARTGYSPEYGARPLQRLIEKEVEDPIAVKILQGEIKEGSLVVVDYKEDSGIVFEIKEKIPSHG, encoded by the coding sequence ATGAATTGGAACAATTTAACAGAAAGAGCACAAAAAGCGATTTTAATTGCGCAAGAAGAGGCTCATAATCTCGGGAATGATTATCTCGGGACGGAACATCTATTGCTTGGACTTATTAAAGTAGAAGAAGGTATTGCATATAATGCGATTATCAGCATGGGTGTTGATCCAGATGAGGTTGTTGAGCGAATCGAAAATTTTATCAAGGAGAATAGAAATTTCACTGGGAAAACAAGCGATGAGGTCATTCTTACGCCACGTGCTAAAAGAGTTCTTGAACTTGCTGAGCGTGAAGCGATTAATCTTGGTGACAATTATATAAGCACTGAACATATTCTTCTTGCAATTCTTCACGAAGGTGGTGGAGTTGGAGTAAAAATCCTTCAAGACTTAGGCGTTGATATACAGAAGTTTGAAGAGACGATTTATTCAATGATTGGCGAAAAGGCAACGAAAGATACAATGAAAACGTCTGAGTTTAGAGAGACAAAAACTCCCACTCTTGACCAGTTTTCAAGAGACCTTACATACCTTGCAACACGTGGTGAACTTGACCCTGTTATTGGAAGAGAAGCAGAAATTGAGCGCGTAATCGAAATTTTAATGAGAAGAAAGAAAAACAACCCTGCAATCATTGGCGATCCTGGTGTTGGAAAAACTGCAATTGTTGAAGGACTTGCGCAGAAAATTGCCGATAACGATGTGCCAGACTTACTTAAAGGAAAAAGAATCGTATCTTTGGATCTTGCTTCTGTTATTGCTGGCACAAAATACAGAGGCGAGTTTGAGGAACGAATGAAAAAGATTCTCAAAGAGGTTGCAAAAACAAATAGAAATGTTATTCTTTTTATAGATGAATTCCATACACTTGTAGGTGCTGGTGCTGCAGAAGGCGCTATCGATGCCTCAAATATCCTTAAGCCGTCTTTAGCAAGTGGAGAGATTCAGGTAATTGGTGCAACGACTCTTAAGGAATATAGAAAGTATGTTGAAAAAGATCCTGCACTTGAGAGACGTTTCCAACCTGTCTACGTAAAAGAACCCTCCATTGAGGAGGCAATTGAGATACTTAAAGGTATTCGTGAGCGATATGAAAAGTTTCATGGAGTAAAAATCCCAGATGAAGCAATTGAACTTGCAGTTAAGCTGTCCGTGAAGTATATAAACGATAGGTTTCTCCCAGATAAGGCAATTGATGTCATTGATGAGGCCTCTGCAAGATTGAAACTTCAACTTTCTAAAAATTCGGAAATAAAAGAACTTGAAAAAAAGATAAAAGAAATTAAGGATAGAAGGTTTCAAGCGATAAGGGAAAAAAGACTTCTTGAAGCAGAACGCCTTAGGGAAGAAGAGAAGAATCTTCTCAATGCCTTAAGACTCATAGCAAACGAAAAAGAATCAGAAATTCCAATATTAAGCGAAGATGATGTAAGAAAAGTTATATCTTTGTGGACTGGTGTACCAACTGAAAAGATGATAAAAGATGAAAAAGAGCGTCTTGTTCATATGGAGGAAGAGCTCCACAAACGCATTGTTGGGCAAGAAGAGGCAGTAAGGGCTGTATCTCGTGCAATAAGGCGTGCACGGTCCGGTTTAAAAAATCCGAACAAACCCATTGGCACATTCTTGTTTCTTGGGCCAACTGGTGTTGGTAAAACGGAACTTGCAAAAACACTTGCAGAATTTCTTTTTGGAAATGAAAATGCCCTCATTAGGCTTGATATGTCTGAATACATGGAGAAGTTTTCTGTTTCAAGACTTATTGGTTCTCCTCCTGGTTATGTTGGTTATGAAGAAGGTGGCCAATTGACGGAAGCCGTAAGAAGAAGACCGTATTCAGTTGTGCTGTTTGATGAAATTGAAAAAGCACACCCGGATGTATTTGATATCCTTCTGCAGATAATGGATGAAGGAAGGCTTACTGACTCGCAGGGAAGAACTGTGGATTTTAAGAATACAGTTATAATCCTTACCTCAAACTTCGGAACAGAAAATCTCAAGGAAAAGAGTGTTGGTTTTGAATTAGGAAATGCAATAGAATCCTTTGAAGAAAAGAAGAAAAAATTACTCTCATCACTTAAAGGATTATTTAAACCAGAATTTCTCAATAGGCTTGACGATATTATCGTATTCTACCCACTTACACTGGAAGAAATTAAGCAAATTGTTGATATCATTATGAAGAGAATTGAAAAGAATGCTTCTGAAAATAACATTGAAATTGAACTTACCGAAAAGGCAAAAGAATACCTTGCAAGAACTGGCTACAGTCCTGAATATGGTGCAAGGCCATTGCAGAGACTTATTGAAAAGGAAGTAGAGGATCCAATTGCCGTTAAAATCCTCCAAGGCGAAATTAAGGAAGGAAGCCTTGTGGTTGTTGATTATAAAGAGGATTCAGGTATTGTTTTTGAAATAAAAGAGAAAATTCCATCGCATGGATAA
- a CDS encoding AI-2E family transporter, with translation MNKEIKNALFTSFVLVIAVVLLYLLYLIKDVIPSIIFGAVIAYVLLPITNTLERFKLPRSLASFLTLILFFFLIMLLGYFLVPLIVKELVELAHKIPNLQENISSFFESISRALNAQVESGLVKNIINNATSTLQNVIQNFITNFAKTAGSTLSNIGSLVISFLLAYFFMKDSKALYRITLRRFDPKVRIKFKHFLDRTNEEMRAYFSTLVVISIIVGFFMGLGSFIVGVKFSVFIGVIDAFLEMLPYVGPTIVFLTGALLSLTQGFKTFLGFIIVFSIIEGVLSNGILPHLVGDKLNVPPIIIILMITIGGAIFGPLGVLIATPTFLILRNIRLIFS, from the coding sequence ATGAACAAAGAAATTAAGAATGCACTTTTTACAAGTTTTGTTCTCGTTATCGCTGTAGTGCTTCTATATCTTTTATACCTTATTAAAGATGTAATCCCTTCGATTATTTTTGGGGCGGTGATTGCATACGTGCTTTTACCTATCACTAACACCCTCGAGAGGTTTAAACTGCCAAGGTCTCTTGCATCATTTCTAACACTTATACTTTTCTTCTTTTTGATAATGCTTCTTGGCTATTTTCTTGTGCCACTTATAGTTAAAGAACTGGTAGAATTAGCACATAAAATTCCAAACTTGCAAGAAAATATTTCTTCATTTTTTGAAAGTATCAGTAGGGCTCTTAACGCACAGGTTGAAAGCGGGCTCGTAAAAAATATAATCAACAATGCGACTTCTACACTCCAAAATGTTATACAAAATTTTATTACTAACTTTGCAAAAACTGCTGGATCAACGTTATCAAATATAGGTTCCCTTGTAATATCATTTTTGCTTGCCTATTTCTTTATGAAAGACTCAAAAGCACTCTATAGAATTACTCTCAGAAGATTTGACCCTAAGGTAAGAATAAAATTTAAACACTTCCTTGATAGAACAAATGAAGAAATGAGAGCATACTTTTCGACACTTGTTGTTATCTCTATTATTGTTGGATTTTTTATGGGACTTGGTAGTTTTATAGTGGGCGTAAAATTTTCTGTTTTTATAGGTGTAATTGATGCATTCTTAGAAATGCTACCTTATGTAGGTCCAACAATTGTTTTCTTAACTGGGGCACTATTATCACTTACTCAAGGATTTAAAACCTTCCTTGGCTTTATAATTGTTTTTTCTATAATAGAGGGGGTTTTAAGTAATGGAATTCTTCCTCACTTGGTTGGCGATAAGCTTAATGTGCCTCCAATAATAATCATTCTTATGATTACAATAGGGGGTGCAATTTTTGGACCACTTGGCGTACTCATTGCAACCCCCACTTTTCTTATCTTAAGAAATATACGATTAATTTTTAGTTAA
- the gyrA gene encoding DNA gyrase subunit A: protein MSDLFHEKVINVPIEEEVKKSYLDYSMSVIIGRALPDVRDGLKPVHRRILFAMNDLGCLPNKPYKKSARIVGEVLGKYHPHGESSVYDALVRMAQPFSLRYPLVDGHGNFGSIDGDVPAAMRYTEARLAPIAMEMLEGLDENTVDFVPNFDNTLKEPVVLPAKIPNLLVNGSSGIAVGMATNIPPHNLKEVVDALVYLIDTEILKGTEVTTEELRHFIKGPDFPTGATILDSNGIKEYFETGKGSITIRGKYKIEEGKHKRKYFVITEIPYEVNKAELVEEIANLAKEKKIKGVEDIRDESDREGIRIVIKLSEDVKPEIFEAELVKFTRYEIKYGVILLGIIDNQPKIFTLKELLNEFLRFRGEVLRRQTQFKLEKAKKSLEILSGIRKAILSIDVIIPLIKESKDNEEARNKLMAYLEISEEQARAILDMRLARLTSLEVEKIDRDIKETEELIKNLNEILTNKERFYNEIKEDLRRIGNKFGDARKTEIQRYYKSIDEEELIPDENIIVIVTRGGYLKRMREDVFKVQRRGGKGVIGQSVSQEDYPIEIIPTTLKSTMLFFTNIGKVYSLRAFEIPELERTGKGTPIHRLLKLLPNENISKVISIEKDNKIKSLLFVTRKGLVKKTKMEEFVYITSAGKIALKLKDDDELETVIPILEESDVMMISNAGLAVRFDTNSVREMGRASSGVIGMKVKNGEFVVDAEILKEEDKVILVTEKGYGKILSVKEIRKTKRGAKGVKCIKLSEKTGNLVAVKVIHDEENLYLLLKSGNVIKIELKDVKELGRNTRGVILVRFKEGEDTVSAIALE, encoded by the coding sequence ATGTCAGATCTATTCCATGAAAAGGTTATAAACGTTCCGATTGAAGAAGAAGTTAAAAAATCGTATCTTGACTACTCAATGAGCGTTATCATTGGAAGAGCACTTCCAGATGTAAGAGATGGCCTTAAACCAGTTCATAGAAGAATTCTCTTTGCGATGAATGACCTTGGTTGTCTCCCAAATAAGCCATATAAGAAGAGTGCAAGAATCGTCGGAGAAGTGCTTGGTAAATACCATCCACACGGAGAATCATCTGTATATGATGCACTCGTAAGAATGGCACAGCCATTTTCCTTAAGGTACCCTCTCGTTGACGGACACGGAAACTTTGGGTCAATTGATGGAGATGTACCTGCTGCAATGCGATACACTGAGGCTCGCCTTGCTCCCATTGCGATGGAAATGCTTGAAGGCCTTGATGAAAACACGGTTGATTTTGTGCCAAACTTTGATAACACTCTTAAGGAACCTGTAGTGCTTCCTGCAAAGATACCAAATCTTCTTGTAAACGGTTCCTCTGGAATTGCAGTTGGAATGGCAACAAATATCCCACCTCACAACCTTAAAGAGGTTGTAGATGCTCTTGTTTATCTTATCGATACAGAAATTCTAAAAGGAACAGAGGTAACAACAGAAGAATTAAGACATTTCATAAAAGGCCCCGATTTTCCAACAGGTGCAACAATTCTTGATTCAAATGGAATAAAAGAATACTTCGAAACTGGAAAAGGATCAATTACAATAAGAGGAAAATACAAAATCGAAGAAGGCAAACACAAAAGAAAATATTTTGTAATTACCGAAATCCCGTACGAAGTGAACAAGGCTGAACTCGTTGAAGAGATTGCAAATCTTGCAAAAGAGAAAAAGATAAAAGGCGTTGAAGATATAAGAGACGAATCAGACAGAGAAGGTATTAGAATCGTTATAAAACTTTCAGAGGATGTAAAGCCTGAGATATTTGAAGCAGAACTCGTCAAATTTACAAGGTATGAAATAAAGTATGGCGTTATCCTTCTGGGTATTATCGATAACCAGCCAAAAATTTTTACACTCAAAGAACTGCTAAATGAGTTTTTAAGATTTAGAGGAGAGGTTTTAAGAAGGCAAACTCAGTTTAAACTCGAAAAAGCAAAGAAGAGTCTTGAAATCTTAAGTGGAATAAGAAAAGCAATTCTCAGTATTGATGTTATTATACCTCTCATAAAGGAATCAAAAGATAACGAAGAAGCAAGAAATAAACTAATGGCGTACCTTGAAATTTCTGAAGAGCAAGCAAGAGCAATTCTCGACATGAGACTTGCAAGATTAACAAGTTTAGAGGTTGAAAAAATTGATAGAGATATCAAAGAAACAGAAGAACTTATTAAGAATTTAAATGAAATACTCACAAACAAAGAGAGATTCTATAATGAAATTAAAGAAGACTTAAGGAGAATAGGAAACAAATTCGGAGATGCAAGAAAAACTGAAATTCAACGCTACTATAAATCAATCGATGAAGAGGAACTAATCCCAGATGAAAACATTATCGTAATTGTTACTCGTGGAGGATATCTCAAGAGAATGAGAGAAGATGTTTTCAAAGTGCAAAGACGTGGAGGAAAAGGCGTAATTGGACAGTCAGTTTCTCAAGAGGACTACCCAATTGAGATAATACCAACAACCCTTAAAAGCACAATGCTTTTCTTTACCAACATTGGTAAGGTGTATTCGCTTAGGGCGTTTGAAATACCCGAACTTGAGCGAACAGGTAAAGGCACACCAATTCATAGACTTCTAAAATTATTGCCTAACGAAAACATAAGCAAAGTTATATCCATTGAAAAGGACAATAAGATTAAGAGTTTGCTCTTTGTGACTCGAAAAGGCCTCGTAAAGAAGACAAAGATGGAAGAATTTGTTTATATTACGTCGGCAGGAAAAATTGCACTTAAACTTAAAGATGATGATGAACTTGAAACAGTTATACCCATTTTAGAGGAAAGCGATGTTATGATGATTTCGAACGCGGGGCTTGCAGTTAGATTTGATACAAATTCAGTTCGGGAAATGGGGCGAGCATCCTCAGGAGTAATAGGAATGAAAGTTAAGAATGGAGAATTTGTTGTCGACGCAGAGATACTTAAAGAAGAAGATAAAGTTATTCTTGTAACAGAAAAGGGATACGGAAAAATTTTAAGTGTAAAAGAAATACGGAAAACTAAAAGGGGAGCAAAAGGAGTAAAGTGCATCAAATTAAGCGAAAAAACAGGAAATCTTGTTGCAGTAAAGGTAATTCATGATGAAGAAAATTTATACTTGCTTTTAAAATCTGGAAATGTTATTAAAATAGAATTGAAAGATGTAAAAGAGTTGGGAAGAAATACAAGAGGCGTAATTCTTGTAAGATTTAAAGAAGGGGAGGACACAGTTTCAGCAATTGCATTAGAATAA
- a CDS encoding DUF5666 domain-containing protein: MRKLIIFVLVMLLLATLAPLMAEAKVTLPKIDVIKGNITAISTNTITIDKKVITIRDDTVLRLNGKQITMNDIKVGMYAIAMCETIDKNLVARLVLLFSGETPSKTFTLSGIVTSITQNAIVVSGKTILVNNVTKIRLRGKLVSFSELKVYDTVIVHGTFSQDVYVAKEILIIRQKEFEIRTYITEIGSNFVKVKDFDYQIFIDEKTSIKKIGKGTIALGDLKVGDPVQIHIRLDSTTGNYIATSIVVLSFKPNTAVAIAGTVSFIDLETKTIKLTEVPLLTFKFSEDYKGKVKIEDLNIGDKILILGKYTDVSTVEISNIIRFKIKFPTPKKP, encoded by the coding sequence ATGAGAAAGTTGATTATTTTTGTATTAGTAATGCTATTGCTTGCTACACTTGCACCACTAATGGCAGAAGCAAAGGTTACTTTACCAAAAATTGACGTAATTAAAGGCAATATTACCGCAATTTCAACGAACACAATTACTATTGATAAAAAGGTTATTACTATTCGAGATGATACTGTTTTAAGATTGAATGGAAAGCAGATTACTATGAACGACATTAAGGTAGGCATGTATGCGATTGCAATGTGCGAGACAATTGACAAGAACCTTGTTGCAAGACTTGTCCTTCTGTTTAGCGGAGAGACTCCCTCCAAGACTTTTACACTTTCTGGAATCGTAACTTCAATCACACAGAATGCAATTGTGGTAAGTGGAAAGACGATTTTGGTAAATAACGTTACAAAAATAAGACTCAGAGGAAAATTGGTGAGTTTTTCTGAACTTAAAGTTTACGACACCGTTATTGTGCACGGTACATTTTCGCAGGATGTGTATGTTGCAAAAGAGATTCTGATAATAAGGCAAAAAGAGTTCGAAATACGCACTTACATAACAGAAATTGGTTCAAACTTTGTCAAAGTTAAAGATTTTGATTATCAAATCTTCATAGATGAAAAGACCTCGATAAAGAAAATCGGAAAAGGGACAATTGCTTTAGGAGATTTAAAAGTAGGTGATCCAGTTCAGATTCATATAAGACTTGATTCAACAACGGGTAATTATATTGCAACTTCCATAGTTGTGCTTTCCTTTAAGCCAAATACAGCAGTTGCAATTGCTGGAACTGTTTCATTCATCGACCTTGAAACAAAAACAATAAAACTGACAGAAGTTCCACTTCTTACATTTAAATTTTCTGAAGACTATAAAGGGAAAGTAAAGATAGAAGATCTCAATATTGGCGATAAAATCCTTATTCTTGGAAAATATACCGACGTAAGCACTGTTGAAATTTCAAACATCATAAGGTTTAAGATAAAATTCCCCACACCTAAAAAGCCATAG
- the gyrB gene encoding DNA topoisomerase (ATP-hydrolyzing) subunit B has product MDEKEKLNNKNKNEKPETIEYNAGSLKVLEGLEHVRKRPSMYIGSTSESGLHHLVFEVVDNSIDEAMAGFCTEIIVKMGKDGSITVIDNGRGIPVDEHPELHISGVEVALTKLNAGGKFEGKVYHVSGGLHGVGVSVVNALSKYLKVRVFRNGKIYEQEYAKGKPLYSLKEVGNSLFENTGTEITFIPDDTIFETVEFKEDIIKEKLKELAYLNKGLKIKFINEKTGEENIYESKEGIVELVKDINKGEQVIPENPIYFNYEEDHFFLEIAMQYNSGFSSEILSFVNNIRTTEGGTHELGLKLALTKLLNDEGLQLKMIKDEALTFDDVKEGLTAIINVKMLEPQFEGQTKTKLGNAEVKNKVYNIVKTQLTLYFDKHVDELQKILKKVLLAQSARIAAKKAKELVRRKGALDFSGRLPGKLADCSLNDPAQTELYIVEGESAGGSAKQARDRKFQAVLPLRGKILNVEKVNMAHALSSEEIKNLITSLGCGVGEDFREEHLRYHKIIIMTDADVDGAHIRTLLLTFFFRYMRPLIEKGYLYIAQPPLYRVSYDKDVRYAYSDEELKHVMEHIKDPNKAEVQRYKGLGEMDPQQLWETTMDPTRRIIKRVTIEEAEQADKLFELLMGSEVQPRKEFIMNHAKEVVNLDI; this is encoded by the coding sequence ATGGACGAAAAAGAAAAGTTGAATAACAAGAATAAAAATGAAAAACCTGAAACAATTGAATATAACGCAGGAAGCTTGAAGGTCCTTGAAGGGCTTGAACATGTAAGAAAACGTCCTTCTATGTATATTGGTTCGACATCTGAATCTGGTCTTCATCACCTGGTCTTCGAAGTTGTAGATAATTCAATTGATGAAGCAATGGCAGGTTTCTGCACTGAGATAATCGTTAAGATGGGAAAAGACGGTTCAATTACTGTCATTGATAACGGACGTGGAATTCCAGTCGATGAGCACCCTGAACTTCATATATCTGGAGTTGAAGTTGCTCTTACTAAACTCAACGCAGGTGGAAAATTTGAGGGAAAGGTTTACCATGTTTCAGGAGGACTCCATGGCGTTGGTGTTTCCGTTGTTAATGCCTTATCAAAATATCTAAAAGTAAGAGTATTTAGAAACGGAAAAATTTATGAACAAGAATATGCAAAAGGAAAACCACTTTATTCTCTAAAAGAAGTTGGAAATTCTCTTTTTGAAAATACAGGCACAGAGATAACCTTCATTCCCGATGATACCATTTTTGAGACGGTAGAATTCAAGGAAGACATAATAAAAGAAAAACTAAAGGAATTGGCATATCTAAATAAGGGATTGAAAATTAAGTTCATAAATGAAAAGACAGGTGAGGAAAACATCTACGAATCAAAAGAAGGAATTGTCGAACTTGTTAAAGATATAAATAAAGGAGAACAAGTTATTCCTGAAAACCCTATTTATTTTAACTATGAAGAAGACCACTTCTTTTTAGAAATTGCGATGCAGTACAATTCTGGATTTTCTTCAGAAATACTCTCTTTTGTAAATAACATAAGGACAACAGAAGGTGGAACACACGAACTAGGGTTGAAACTTGCCTTAACAAAACTCCTCAATGACGAAGGCCTTCAACTTAAAATGATAAAAGATGAAGCATTGACATTTGATGATGTTAAAGAAGGGCTTACTGCCATAATTAATGTAAAGATGCTTGAGCCTCAATTTGAAGGACAGACAAAAACAAAATTGGGAAATGCCGAAGTAAAAAACAAAGTTTACAACATAGTAAAAACACAACTAACCCTTTACTTCGATAAGCATGTTGATGAACTCCAAAAAATTCTTAAAAAGGTTCTCCTTGCCCAATCAGCAAGAATTGCTGCAAAGAAAGCAAAAGAACTTGTTAGAAGAAAAGGGGCTTTGGATTTCTCAGGAAGGCTTCCCGGTAAACTTGCCGATTGTTCTCTTAATGATCCAGCACAAACTGAACTTTATATCGTTGAAGGAGAATCCGCTGGTGGAAGCGCGAAACAGGCAAGGGATAGGAAATTCCAAGCAGTCCTTCCCTTGAGAGGAAAGATTCTTAACGTTGAAAAAGTTAATATGGCACATGCCCTATCTTCTGAGGAGATTAAAAATCTCATAACCTCACTTGGATGCGGTGTGGGTGAAGATTTTAGAGAAGAGCATCTCAGATACCATAAAATCATAATAATGACTGATGCCGATGTTGATGGTGCGCACATAAGAACATTGCTTCTTACATTCTTCTTTAGATACATGAGACCTTTAATCGAAAAGGGGTATCTTTACATCGCACAACCACCGCTTTATAGAGTTTCTTACGATAAAGATGTAAGATATGCATATTCAGACGAAGAACTAAAGCACGTAATGGAACATATAAAAGACCCAAACAAGGCTGAAGTGCAGAGATACAAAGGTCTTGGAGAAATGGATCCTCAACAACTATGGGAAACAACAATGGACCCAACAAGAAGGATAATCAAAAGAGTAACAATAGAAGAAGCCGAACAAGCAGACAAACTCTTCGAACTTCTCATGGGAAGTGAAGTTCAACCGAGAAAAGAATTCATTATGAATCATGCAAAAGAAGTTGTTAATCTTGATATTTGA